The following is a genomic window from Triticum urartu cultivar G1812 unplaced genomic scaffold, Tu2.1 TuUngrouped_contig_5411, whole genome shotgun sequence.
CCAGGTAGAGGAGGGGACACTAATCTAAGAATTTCCTTGATGGAGCCGTATTTAGTTGAGCTTCATCAGACGGATATGGAACTGGAAAACAAAAACATGCTGCAACGCCATCACCTTTGCAGGAAGTAGGCACCATGAACAAACAAATCACGCCAGAACAAGCGCGATGATCAACTCCATTCTCCGAATCATTTCCGCCACTCCGAGGAAAAGTATCGACTTGGGTAAGGCTAAGAGCCATTTTTCTCATCAACTCATCGTCGCCGCTACCCCAACTTCACGAGTGACAAAGAACTCAAAAGACCCTATGCGACAAGGACCAGACACACAGAGCAAGTGTTCCCGCTTGCTTCCACCACCATAGTGGCCAATGGAAAGCACAAGAACCCACGACGGCGCTGATGGGGCTAAGGTAAGTGTTGGTGGCCTCCTTCTCGCCAAACCCTTCTAAAGTCACATTTTTAGTTTTTACTGCTATTTGCTACTTCAGATTATAAAGTAAATTCATCACAATCCAGTTAATGCCACATTTTCGAGTTCTCAAAGGCACCTTTCCCCCCAATTCAAATTTGATTCTCCACATTGGTCATCTTTATGACATCACCCATCATCTCGTGTGCCTATATAACAAGCAGCTCCTACTCTGTATCACCTCCACCCCGCTACTGCTCCTCATCTCCTCCTCCCTCCCATTTCATGTACCAGCTGAGCTTTTACTTGTACTTGAAACAGTTGATTACAAGCTCCAACAAGTAGTTGCATTCCACGTGGCCCCGACCATACTCATGCTTCTTGTCTGTGTTAGGTACATACAAGTGATTGATCGTCAGGAAAATTGATTCAATATCGCGTGTTAACTTTCGCATGTAGACGTTTGCATGCGGGTTAGGTCTCCCGTCCCGGTCCGCCAGAGTATCTGTTTGATGGTAGAGTCGTCGGCTGGTTGATTATGAGGTCGTACATTTATAGGCGGAAGAATGAACATAAGGTGGTGTAGGTGGGGCCCACATGGCCATGGGGCACGGCGAAGGCTCTGGCTGCGCCACTAGTACGAGTGGAGCCCCTTTGGCTCCTCTGTGCCCGTCCGGTGCTTTCTAGAACCTTTGTGCCCAAAAAAAATCGCATTAAATCCATAGATTTTTTTATCTCCGTAGATATTGATTTTAtagtaaaaaacatgcagaaacaACAATTGGAACTAGACACTGAATTAATATGTTAGTGCACAAAAATAATTTAAATTTACATTAAAATATACAAAAATCATAATTTAAATTTACAATataaaattatagatacgttttAGGCGTATTAATGCCCGGGAAAAGTGGACCTAGTGGCCACCCAAGTCGCTAGAGACGCACAACGCAGGCCATTTCCCAGCTGGATTGGTTTAATATGACCAGGTTTGAAAGCTACATTCCTGTGGAGTTACTTAACCTGTTGCGCTATGACGTATTGACGTAAATCATTACCAGTTGTGACATTAAGAGTTTGTCCAAAAATCTCGCTTTGAAGTAGCAGCAGACCTTTTGTACTTGTAGCTTAATTCAAGAAAAAACATTTGCAATACCGAAACTTCAGGGGTGAACTATTTCATTGATATTATATTGTCTGCTATATAATCATGAAAGACACCGGAAATTCCTAATGGAGCTTGCTTTTTTCAAAAATTCAAAAATCATAATGAAATACACTTTGGTGTGTGGTGGAAAAAAATATGGACTTTTGTAGTCAAAGTATAATAGAGTATGATTTTTGAAGTTTCCGAAAAAAGGCTCCATGAAACTCGAGCTAAAAAAATCCACTCTCGACACTGGAAATGTGTAATGCCATCTATTAGGTTTCTCCGGAATGAGGTCATGTCATGATTTTAATATGGGATCTTGCTAATAGTCCAAAGAATGAAGCCTAGATCTCACTAATACCATGGCACCTAGCCAGAGTCGAatccggcagatctcgggtagggggtcccaagctgGTGATCTTGGCACGATGGTAACACGATGAAGAAGGGACACGACGTTTACCTATGTTCGGACCCTCTCGAAATGGTAAAACCCAACGTCATGCTTGTATGGTATTGATTGTGGATGGGGTACATAGTACATGTgtatctacctcgagatcgtatgtGTGTATGAATCTATATAATATGTTCTGTCGACTAGCCTAGCCTAGGTTTATATAATATAGCGGAGGCCTAGGTTTTAGAAGACCtcgtcttgtggaatcttccttgtatatGCCATGGGCTGCGCGAAAAGGTCCGATAATACAACTCGAAAAGAAAAGAGGTCCGATAATTAACCggcacgggggtcctcggcctgGTCCTCCTGGCTGGGAGACCACATACTGAATACCCCATAGTCCAGAAAGAATATTCTACCACTTAACCACGTAACTCCATATGCTAACCTATCCATTCCCATGATTCCATCAAAACAAGCCATACACTAGGACAAAAAAACAGGAGGAGATCACAAGCCGCAATGCCGATGGCTCTTCCTAGGAGACAAGATCTTGTTCATGATCAATTTGTCACACCCATAAACTAAAGACAGGGTATTATACTACGTGGTCTGATAATATTATAGTGTCAGCTATATAACCGTGGAAAACAAGAGCTTACTCCAAGAAAAGTATCTGCAATACCAAAACTTCAGGTGTGAACTGTCTGATTGATATTATACTGTCTGCTATGTAACCATGAAAGATACCAGCTATTAAGTTTCTCTTACTGAGGTCATGTCATGATTTTTAATGTGGGATCTTGCTAGCACTCCAAAGAATGAAGCCAGGAGCTCATGAAAATCATGGCACCTGGGAATATTCTGCCACCTAACAACGTGGACTCCAGATGCTAACCCGTCCATTCCCATGATTCCATCAAAGCAAGCACTACACTAGGACAAAAAACAGGAGGAAATCACAAGCCGCAATGCTGGCTCTTTTCCTAGGAGACAAAAAACAAGAGGAAACCACTTCATTTGCCACATCTGTGAACTAAAGACAAGATATTTCATTTCATGGtctgattaattaattaattaatagaCGTGCAACAACCATCTGTACAATACCCAAGGGAAAAACATATGGATGCATGTCAGCATGTGTATGTATGTATCTATCCACCGGCTCAAAGCATGGCTCCAATGTATCTTCTCTGGACTTAAAGCATTGGAACATGCGCACTGACGGACATTAGCATGGCATCTCCAGCTACCTAGGGTTGTAGCATTGTCGAGCCCTTCCATGGATTGTTTTGGGTAAAGCACCACTTGCGCCAACGAATTGGTAGAAACTACCATGGTGGCATGCGCGGCAGCGCACACGTAGAACTTGCCGCCATTGCCAAAGGCAGCATGTACTGTTCATGCACCGGGACAGTTAGGGAATAGGGAGCAGCAGCAGTTCCGTTATTTTATGTGCTGAGTCATATTGTGGATGTGGGTGTGTAACACTGACACATGCTAGTTGGATGATTGATTCACTTGAGGTGTAGCGCCTCCAGTGGCCGACCCACCAAGGACAGCACCGTGGCGGCGATGTGCCTCGGCGTCAGCCCAGCTGCTTCCATCTGGTCCTCCGCGGCGCCGTGGTCAATGTACCGGTCTGGCAGGAACATCGATCTCAGCTGCAACAACATCACATGACAAATATAACCGTCAGCGACCAATTCATGCTAAAAATTTCCAATGAGGAATGTTTCCGTCTTCTTCACAAAGGAACACTATTGTATTCGTATCTGAATGGGTCTTTACCTTGAGGGGGCCGTCGAGGAGGCCGTTGAGGCTGAGGTAGTGCGCCACGTGGGAGCCGAAGCCTCCGATGGAGCCCTCCTCGGCGGTGATGAGGATCTCGTGCTCGGCCGCGAGCTCACGGATGAGCTCCGTGTCCAGCGGCTTGCAGAACCGGGCGTCAACGACGGTGATGAACAAGTCGTGCTCCTTCAGTGCCTCCGCCGCCTTCAGGCAGGCCTGCACCATGGTGCCATATCCTAGCAGGGCTACCCTGTTACCGCTGACGAGTACCCTCCCCTTGCCTACCTGAATGGGGGTGCCTCTGTTGTTGAGAGGAAGCACGGCGCCAATGCCGTTACCTCGGGGGAAGCGGAAACAGCTTGGGCGGTCGTCGATGGCGTTGGCTGTGGCAACCATGTGCATGAGCTCCGCCTCGTCGGCAGGCGCCATGACCACCATATTGGGCAGGCAGGCCATGTATGTCACGTCGAACGCGCCGCAGTGTGTAGGGCCGTCTGCACCGACGAGTCCCGCCCTGTCCATGGCGAAGCGCACCGGCAGCCGCTGCAGGTCCACGTCGTGCACCACCTGGTCGTACCCGCGCTGCAGGAATGACGAGTAGATGGCGCAGAACGGTTTCATGCCCTCAGCGGCGAGCCCTGCAGCGAAAGTCACGGCGTGCTGCTCCGCGATGCCCACGTCGAAGCACCGCTCCGGGAACCGCTTCTGGAAGTAATTAAGCCCCGTGCCACCGCCCATGGCCGCGTGGATCGCCACCACCTTGTCGTCCCCCTCCGCTTCCCGGATCAGCGACTCAGCAAAGTACTGCGTGTATGACAGGGTCGGGCTCTTGGTCTTGAATTGCTTCCCCGTCGTCGGGTCAAACTTGACCACGCCATGCATCTTGTCCGCGGCGGCCTCCGCTGGTGGGTACCCCTTCCCTTTCTCCGTCACGATGTGGATGAGCACGGGCCCAGGCGCCGGCATGGACTTGACCTTCTCGAAGATGGTGACGAGGTCCTCGAGGCTATGACCGTCGACGGGGCCGATGTAGTAGAGCCCTAGCTCCTCGAAGAGCGTTGAGCCCGAGGCGCTGATCATGCCACGTGCGTACTCATCCACCTTGGCAGCCACCTCGTGCGTGGAGCCGCCGATCTGCTTGGTGATGGTCTTGGCGGCCTCCCGGAGCCGGCGGAACTTGGTGCTAGACTGGAGCTTGGTGAGCGCCTTGCTGAGTGCGCCCACCGGTTTGGAGGGGCCGTCGAGGGTGGCGGTCGGGAGGGAGACCTGCTTGTTATCGTTGAGGACGACGATCATGTTGGAGTCGAGGAAGCCGGAGTTGTTCATGGCCTCGTAGGCCTGTCCAGCAGTCATGGCGCCGTCTCCGATGACGGAGATGACGTGGTTCTTCTTGCCCTGGAGGTCACGCGCGACGGCCATCCCGAGCGCCGCGGAGATGCTCGTGGAGCTGTGTCCGACGCCGAACGCGTCGTGCGCGCTCTCGTCGCGCTTCGGGAACCCGGCGAGGCCGGAGGTCTTGCGCATGGTGTGCATCCGCGACCGGCGGCCCGTGAGGATCTTGTGCGGGTAGGCCTGGTGGCCGACGTCCCAGATGATCTTGTCCTCCGGCGTGTCGAACACGTGGTGGAGCGCCACCGAGAGCTCCACCACCCCGAGGCTGGCGCTCAGGTGCCCGCCGGTCTTGGACACCGTGTGCACGATCTCCGCCCGGAGTTCCGCAGACAACTGCTCCAAGTCCTGCCACGCCAACCCAAATTCATTTAGCAAGCTACTATGTAGTAAATAAAGATTTAAAAAGGGTCATGGCTACCGGACGGCGAAATAGAATTTAGAATTTATTGACATCCTCTAGAGAAAGTACAATCATATAAATCATATAGGTAGCCCGAGCTGGAGGCCAATATATTATACCGTGGTGGACAGGTTTTTCATGTGGACGGGGTAGTTGATGGTGTCGAGCAGCGGCGTCTCCGGCTTCTCGCTGGAATACTCGATCTTCCATGCGCCTGT
Proteins encoded in this region:
- the LOC125529186 gene encoding probable 1-deoxy-D-xylulose-5-phosphate synthase 2, chloroplastic, giving the protein MHVHGVSPMALQASLPSAFLAAPTIAHASCPRQFKLRASAAAAASSASAGDGKVVTRKEPTTGAWKIEYSSEKPETPLLDTINYPVHMKNLSTTDLEQLSAELRAEIVHTVSKTGGHLSASLGVVELSVALHHVFDTPEDKIIWDVGHQAYPHKILTGRRSRMHTMRKTSGLAGFPKRDESAHDAFGVGHSSTSISAALGMAVARDLQGKKNHVISVIGDGAMTAGQAYEAMNNSGFLDSNMIVVLNDNKQVSLPTATLDGPSKPVGALSKALTKLQSSTKFRRLREAAKTITKQIGGSTHEVAAKVDEYARGMISASGSTLFEELGLYYIGPVDGHSLEDLVTIFEKVKSMPAPGPVLIHIVTEKGKGYPPAEAAADKMHGVVKFDPTTGKQFKTKSPTLSYTQYFAESLIREAEGDDKVVAIHAAMGGGTGLNYFQKRFPERCFDVGIAEQHAVTFAAGLAAEGMKPFCAIYSSFLQRGYDQVVHDVDLQRLPVRFAMDRAGLVGADGPTHCGAFDVTYMACLPNMVVMAPADEAELMHMVATANAIDDRPSCFRFPRGNGIGAVLPLNNRGTPIQVGKGRVLVSGNRVALLGYGTMVQACLKAAEALKEHDLFITVVDARFCKPLDTELIRELAAEHEILITAEEGSIGGFGSHVAHYLSLNGLLDGPLKLRSMFLPDRYIDHGAAEDQMEAAGLTPRHIAATVLSLVGRPLEALHLK